From the genome of Arthrobacter alpinus, one region includes:
- a CDS encoding TetR family transcriptional regulator, with protein sequence MTSSPARGRRQGRSTSRELIVASARKLFAERGFAATSLREIARDAGVDPALVHHYFSGKDDLFNACVALPADPDEVLSEVSGTPPAERGEALLRALLTLWDSPAQAALVALLRSATASTTHGSLVRVAVVNRILPRTVAGLPGDEDVLALRSSLVASTVMGLMMARYLLRLEPLASATHNELVAWFAPSLQASLTGPLPGDASKGPVAPGMGSSPHGRTAAGASTVEVGDIRQSRERA encoded by the coding sequence ATGACATCCTCACCGGCGCGCGGCCGCCGGCAGGGGCGATCCACCTCCCGGGAGCTGATCGTGGCCAGTGCACGCAAGCTGTTTGCCGAGCGTGGCTTCGCCGCAACGAGCCTGCGTGAGATTGCCCGCGACGCGGGGGTCGACCCGGCCTTGGTTCACCACTATTTTTCGGGCAAGGATGACTTGTTCAACGCCTGCGTGGCGTTGCCGGCGGATCCCGACGAGGTGCTCAGTGAGGTCAGCGGGACGCCCCCTGCCGAACGTGGCGAGGCACTGTTGAGGGCCTTGCTGACACTGTGGGACTCCCCCGCGCAAGCAGCCTTGGTAGCTTTGTTGCGCAGCGCCACAGCATCCACCACCCATGGCTCGTTGGTCAGGGTTGCCGTGGTCAACCGCATCCTGCCCAGGACCGTTGCGGGCCTACCAGGAGATGAGGACGTGCTGGCCCTGCGCAGCTCGCTGGTGGCCAGCACCGTCATGGGCTTGATGATGGCCCGTTACCTGCTGCGGCTGGAGCCGCTGGCCTCTGCAACGCACAACGAATTGGTGGCCTGGTTTGCCCCGAGCCTGCAAGCCAGCCTCACCGGCCCCCTTCCCGGGGATGCCAGCAAGGGGCCGGTGGCACCTGGGATGGGTAGCTCTCCCCATGGCCGTACCGCCGCGGGCGCCTCTACTGTGGAGGTTGGTGATATTAGGCAATCGCGGGAGAGAGCATGA
- a CDS encoding PadR family transcriptional regulator gives MSLPHALLTSLLEKPCTGAELARRFDKSIGHFWHATHQQIYRDLGKLEAGGLIAARGLATARGSQRHFDVLAQGRAELERWSALEADPQPMRDALLVRLRAAAALGSVDIAAEIRRHQGLHQVVLEEYRAIEARDFPPGMAVSRSAELQLAVLRAGIFLEEAWLAWCKDTLAG, from the coding sequence ATGTCACTGCCCCATGCGTTGCTGACCTCGCTCCTGGAAAAACCCTGCACCGGGGCCGAACTGGCACGGCGCTTCGATAAGTCCATTGGCCACTTTTGGCACGCTACCCACCAACAGATCTACCGTGATCTGGGCAAGCTCGAAGCAGGGGGACTGATCGCCGCACGCGGTTTGGCGACGGCACGGGGGAGCCAGCGGCACTTTGACGTGCTGGCGCAGGGGCGTGCCGAATTGGAACGATGGAGCGCCCTGGAAGCGGATCCGCAGCCCATGCGGGACGCACTTTTGGTGCGGCTTCGGGCGGCGGCAGCGCTGGGGAGCGTGGATATTGCCGCCGAAATCCGGCGCCACCAGGGCCTCCACCAGGTGGTGCTGGAAGAATACCGGGCCATTGAGGCACGGGATTTTCCGCCGGGAATGGCTGTTTCCAGATCAGCTGAACTGCAGTTGGCCGTACTTCGGGCGGGCATCTTCTTGGAGGAGGCGTGGCTGGCCTGGTGCAAGGACACCCTGGCTGGCTAG
- a CDS encoding ABC transporter ATP-binding protein encodes MSIHRGKQDVLKDLTFNIPEGRITGLLGPSGSGKTTLIRALVGVQKITSGRVNVLGRPAGDASLRHDVGYVTQAASVYKDLSVVDNVHYFGATHGCSRADALEAVDAVGLGGVAKRRAEDLSGGQFSRVSLACALVSKPKLLLLDEPTVGLDPVLRADLWTKFAAMAAAGTTLVISSHVMEEAGHCDSLLLLREGRLLAQLTPAQLRQRGDTPDLELAFLRLILADQELHSPGVREEAS; translated from the coding sequence TTGAGCATTCACCGGGGCAAGCAGGACGTCCTGAAGGATCTCACCTTCAACATTCCCGAAGGCCGTATCACCGGTTTGCTGGGACCCTCCGGCAGCGGGAAGACCACCTTGATAAGGGCGCTGGTGGGGGTCCAGAAAATCACCTCCGGCCGAGTGAACGTGCTGGGACGTCCGGCCGGGGATGCCAGTTTGCGGCACGACGTCGGCTATGTCACCCAGGCCGCCAGCGTCTACAAGGACTTGAGTGTGGTGGACAACGTGCACTATTTCGGGGCCACGCACGGTTGCAGCCGGGCCGACGCGCTGGAGGCGGTGGACGCCGTCGGACTAGGCGGTGTTGCCAAACGCAGGGCCGAGGACCTCTCGGGAGGGCAGTTCAGCCGGGTCTCCCTGGCCTGCGCCCTGGTGTCCAAGCCCAAGCTGCTGCTCCTTGACGAGCCAACCGTCGGATTGGATCCGGTGTTACGGGCCGATCTGTGGACCAAGTTCGCGGCCATGGCAGCCGCAGGCACCACCTTGGTCATTTCCAGCCACGTCATGGAGGAGGCAGGGCACTGCGATTCGCTGTTACTGCTGCGCGAAGGCAGGTTGCTGGCCCAGCTCACTCCGGCTCAGCTACGCCAGCGCGGCGATACCCCGGACCTTGAGCTGGCGTTCCTGCGGCTCATCCTGGCAGACCAGGAACTCCACTCCCCCGGTGTCCGGGAAGAAGCCTCATGA
- a CDS encoding ABC transporter permease: MMWATCVRVLQQLRNDPRSVGLILVVPAVLLALVYWLYENETLPPGMPRTFDRVGLMMLGIFPFVVMFLITSITMLRERTSGTLERLLTTPIHKGDLLFGYALAFSIMAALQALVATAVAYWVFKISIEGNGGWVVLISVLTAVLGVALGLLCSAFATTEFQAVQFMPVVVIPQILLCGLFVARSEMNTVLQAIANVLPLSYAVDGLQQVAAHADATGTLATDLVVVAAFVVAVLLLASLTLRRRTA, from the coding sequence ATGATGTGGGCGACCTGTGTGCGGGTCCTGCAACAGCTCAGGAATGATCCACGCAGTGTTGGCTTGATCCTGGTGGTCCCAGCCGTGCTGTTGGCCCTGGTGTATTGGCTGTACGAAAATGAGACGCTGCCACCGGGCATGCCTCGCACCTTTGACCGTGTGGGCTTGATGATGCTGGGCATTTTCCCGTTCGTGGTGATGTTTTTGATCACCTCCATCACCATGCTGCGTGAACGCACCTCCGGCACCTTGGAGCGGCTGCTGACAACACCCATCCACAAGGGCGATCTGCTCTTTGGCTACGCACTGGCGTTTTCCATCATGGCGGCCCTGCAAGCGTTGGTGGCAACGGCCGTGGCTTATTGGGTGTTCAAAATAAGTATCGAAGGCAATGGTGGCTGGGTGGTACTGATCTCGGTGCTGACTGCGGTTCTCGGCGTGGCGCTGGGGTTGCTGTGCTCGGCCTTTGCCACCACCGAATTTCAGGCCGTCCAGTTCATGCCGGTGGTGGTGATCCCACAAATCCTACTGTGCGGGCTCTTCGTTGCCCGATCCGAGATGAACACCGTCCTTCAGGCCATCGCCAATGTGCTGCCCCTAAGCTACGCCGTAGACGGTTTGCAGCAGGTCGCCGCCCATGCAGATGCCACCGGAACCTTGGCCACGGACCTGGTGGTGGTGGCCGCCTTCGTTGTGGCCGTGCTACTTCTGGCGTCACTGACATTACGACGCCGGACGGCCTAG